From the Spiribacter sp. 2438 genome, one window contains:
- a CDS encoding septum formation initiator family protein, whose translation MRWAGAGLLLLLLLLQTRLWTGDGSIPVAIGLHAEVAEQRQANQQLDERNRALAADVADLRRGQGSIEERARRDLGLIGPEERFYLVIDEDAR comes from the coding sequence ATGCGCTGGGCCGGCGCCGGACTGCTGCTGTTGCTTCTCCTTCTGCAGACGCGTTTGTGGACCGGCGATGGCAGCATCCCGGTGGCCATCGGCCTGCATGCCGAGGTCGCCGAGCAGCGTCAGGCCAACCAGCAGCTGGACGAGCGCAACCGGGCCCTGGCCGCGGACGTGGCGGATCTGCGCCGCGGGCAGGGCAGTATCGAGGAACGCGCACGGCGCGACCTGGGGCTTATCGGCCCGGAGGAGCGTTTTTACCTGGTGATCGATGAAGACGCCCGGTAG